The window gattacccggcttcactgatgaaagtcctcgtcagctttggatagctttattatATCAAGCCTACCATGTctgattttaacaattttatctttaaagtaggtggctatgtattgggcagagaaggtagttgtagggTTTAGGaagagtcagttgttgagaagaggctttGTGGTTTGAAAGtgtatttgatttttatgtgAGCTGAAATTGcatcagacaaaaacaaaaatgatagttGTCAGGCCTACAGTAGTCTCTTCAGTTTCTGCACCAGAGGAGCTTGCACTCTAATCACGTCTTTAATGTtgtctcacatttttatttttcatacatttatgaAGCTCTTGcatatttcatattattgtttATAGAGCATTTACTTTAAAGTCCAGTCAGTTAAAATAGACACAAAGCAATGCAGCTCCATATTTATCATAGCacataatgtgtgtatatatattaaaggaTATAACATTACCTGGGCGAGTCTAGGCACTCAAATTCATTGCCggtacatttttgggttttattttctGCGCACTTAATGCCCTCCTGTGAAAAGCAGGCATCACATTGATGACCATTCTCTGTTTGGTTTTTTTCCTGCACTTCACATTGTAAgagaaatatttatagaaaagaagaaaaacagcgTCATCAATAAGCTACAGAATATGAACGTCTTGGATGATCATAAAGGAATCTATCGTcactttgtttttagtttatttttcctcATGTGTCTAAAGGTATATTAAAAACTGACATTTCAATCCTGGGTATCCGAATcctctggctttcgagctgcctattccctcctccttctctttgatctttactctgcttttgacactgttgatcacccccttctaattcAAATTGTGCACTTCATTGATATTGGGGAACTGCTCTCTCTTtacttcttacctgcctgaccgctcctttcaagttatttttaatggtaattcctcttctCCCACTCAACTCCCAGTTGGTGTTCACCAAGGCTCAGTCCTtagaccagttctcttttctctgtacacccccTCACTCTGTAttctcatatcctcttttggtttacaatactatctgtatgctgataacaCTCAAATCCACCTGTCCACCCCTGACTATCTCCCTCAGTCCTGGCCAAGGTTTaatgctgcctgttggccatatCATGGATGTctaaactcaacctggataaaacagaactcatcatctttcccccttcaaattccaaaccTCACCCTGATATATTTCAAACTGTTAACAGCACTGTCATTCGtcctctcctcaggcacgttgtcttggtgtcacctttgatttgGCCCTCTGATTTACCGCCCATATTCAGATCATtcctaggtcctgtcactttcacctgctcaacatctccaaaatccacccttaCCTgtcctagagaccaccaaactccttgtacatgctcttattatcTGTTGCTGAACTACCGtgacctcctcctctctggtattccactaacccgactctctctctTTTATCTATTATaaaagctgcagccagacatattcatccttcccaccacttcccttctgctgcatctcttttttggcttccatttcacctgagaagcAAATTTAAGTTCCTGTGCTTTACcctcaaatctctccacagttcttgtccaaccttCCAATCTGATCTGGTAGAAAAAAACtctcctagccactctctttgctcctctaatgacctactaatgattatCTCACGCATAACCTCCTTACATGCATGACTGCAAGACTTATTTAGAGCCGCCCCGATTCTCCAGAATGGCCTTCCTTGCCCTATTTGGCTTGTTTCTACTgtctgctcatataaaagagcactcaaaacccatttcaaAGTTGCCTATCTTCTGTCCCTAAAAGCACTTACTGAAGGATATCTGAAGGATAATTACATCTCCTCCAATATGAAGAATAATACTGTGCACACATCCTTAGAAtcctttacaaaaacatatatcaGACTACAATAAGTAAGCTTGCAAACTAACAATTTTCCAATATTAATAATCGTATaaagctatttttattatttttttttatccctaatgATTACCATGAATCTACAATTATTAGACTTGCTACCCAGCTCAGCACAACTAAGAAATAATCACATTGGGAACAACTGAACCTTTATTATCTCAGTACTACTCAAGTAAGTTTTCCTCTCTTTACATTGTGGAAAACTATGTATCTTCAATTACAGTAACAACTAAATATTTCATTCCTGTTTTGATATGTGTATAagccaatacattttattgattatgTATGTTCTGTTAAActtggtgttagttactgtataaaatcctcactgtgagctgatcagaaaaaaacaaaaaagaaattatggagcctagacattcattaacttctgtagcaagctgtgctagatctattccagatttgctggatcacccagcttcactgatgaaagtgtattctctccagccttggagaactttaataaatcagggccaataggagCCCTGATTTAAACTTGCGAATCCAATTGAGTCTCAaaaatcctctgaagaagccagtGTGCGAAATGTGAAGACATAATTCTTCCTAAAGTATTGTATACTATATTGGACTATTATATATATCCAACTATTTTGGATATCTAGCTAATTAACCAcctgtgtttgtttgtttatacACTATAATATAACTTGTATACAGTTGTAAAATCTGTGATTATATAACATGATGAGCAAACTAAAATAATCATGACTATTATGCCATAAAAAGAcatcttttttctttccccttcttttacTAATAGAACCAAAATATTGGCTCATTTATGAGCTGCTGCTCATTCACTAGCCAGTCggtatttatcattaaaaaggaCGTGGTTAAAGTGTCTAGCAGAGATTGTTGGATTACAGAATTTTCCAAAGAGaactacatttattttagcaGGTAATGTATATAAACTGTATTGACTTGTTTTCAGACTCTCATGCTTAGAAATATCATACTTACGTTTGATCCCGTGCTTATTACAATTGTCAGTGTCACAGCATTCTGTGTACAGCAGATAATGATAATCAAGAGTAGTAACAGttaatgttttattacacataatCTTCCCGTCAGCAAGGGGTATGCAACTCTTCCCAACTGCAATTCTTGTATCATTCcctaaataaagaacaaaacacagaaagtcattggaatgtataataatatattttatagtcaTGACAAAACTGTAACTATGATCCCCCTCCTTCTTTAGAAAACCCTATGACCAGGTGGACAATCCATTAAAGGTCATATAACAGTGCGGCAACCCAGTCTGACCCCCCATGGAGAGTATTGCAGTTGTAAATTGATTACATTACTCCCTTCAGCATCAGCATCATGCTGTTGCCTGCTTTCACCTTTGAGGGCTCTACCTACAATGTTCATCATATGTTATTTCAGgaaaagaatcagaaaaggaaagaaagtgtTCCTGTTGGAGGAAAGGTAAGAAATTGGCTTCAAAGCTGCTCCCCTTCCCCCCAGTAATACCAGTATAACAATGAATTTATTATTACCTGCTGTGTACATGTATGTACTGAACTATGGAAGAACTTAGTCCTAAAACAAAATGAGTTTTACCATGTAGGATTTCTTTTtgtatccaaaaaaaatgaaaagtaccCCTTTTGTATAGTACATGTTCTTTTAAACATCCACCCAGTGTATGTACGTGTTATTGCATCCGCAAAATGCCCAACACATCGTGAGAATCATTTTAGAAAGAGGGGAATGATTCTAGAACCAATATCTAACTTTTCACTGATAAGGTTTTCTGGGCACACACAAATCTGATATTTGGTATCTATTATGGCAACCTTATGAGTTGGGTTGCCTGGATGTTCTTGCTGGGTCCCTTTCCTGTACATCATGGAATCAGGAGCATGGGGCCTCTCTGAATATATGGAGGGCgtgaaataaggaaaaataacagGTTTCTAACCTGTGGGTCCAGTGCTGCTCAGGAAAGAATGGTCAATGGAAATAAACTGAAATCCCAAAATGTTATCTTTCCTATGTAAAATACTGATTCCCCCATCTCCTAggtaataaagacaaaaaaaggtaaaaaaaatgttatatatgttaaatgttaaaaaattattctattggttttatattttattgcaaaacaaattttataacaaaaataaggAAGACAATTCATGAATATAAATATGCAGCCACATTTTTATGAACTAGtgagttatataatatatatctggtAAGAATGGGATATATTAAAATGAACTCACTAACAGGCTTATCTCAGTTTTCttggatttgtttttctttcatagCTCTTTTGATTGTTTTCCAAAGTTaggtatacaatatatgtatgtttttttattcatcttaCCTAATGTGTCGTTTTCAACTTGTATTgcacaaaaatcattttcattctcGCACTTTACTGTTTCCCCTGAACAGTTGTCTACATCCGCAGTGATATTACAAATTTCGCAGAACCTGGCACTGCCTAATAAAAAACATCTTGTGTTAAATTATATTAGACAAGCCTAAAAATTCACTGTTATGTATCAGTCTAGCCTCCATGTCACTTCCTAAACACAAATACCAACAAATAACCCTAAACtcaattattataatacaaaatatttcacaaaagaCAAAGGTTTCAACACAGCTATTAAAACATATGGAAAAAGCTGTAATGGAATTTTATAAACAATAAGCAGAAATAATAGAACCACAGAAATTAGGATAACCCAAAAAAACATGTGATACAATATGggaaaaaaaggggtaaaagggAGGGGTTCTACTAGAGAAGACAAATATCTGCAGAGGAGGCAGAGAGTATGGTACATACCTTATTTTCTGATACTCCCTCCACTCCATCGGATACATTTACTTCTTCTCCTCCATGCACGATGGGACGTTCCTtgcttccagtgttctccccgaaTCTATCCAGGCACTCCGGGCTATCATCTGCTAAAAGGATCCGGGATACTCAATGTTCTGAGCCGCCGCCCAAGGAATGATAAGTCTGCAAGTCATATTCCATATCTTTAAGTGCTTTTTTGCTATGTTTCTTTTGAAACTACTTCATCTAGATTCCCGCTAAAGGAGGTGTGAGCCGACCTCTGGTGNNNNNNNNNNNNNNNNNNNNNNNNNNNNNNNNNNNNNNNNNNNNNNNNNNNNNNNNNNNNNNNNNNNNNNNNNNNNNNNNNNNNNNNNNNNNNNNNNNNNNNNNNNNNNNNNNNNNNNNNNNNNNNNNNNNNNNNNNNNNNNNNNNNNNNNNNNNNNNNNNNNNNNNNNNNNNNNNNNNNNNNNNNNNNNNNNNNNNNNNNNNNNNNNNNNNNNNNNNNNNNNNNNNNNNNNNNNNNNNNNNNNNNNNNNNNNNNNNNNNNNNNNNNNNNNNNNNNNNNNNNNNNNNNNNNNNNNNNNNNNNNNNNNNNNNNNNNNNNNNNNNNNNNNNNNNNNNNNNNNNNNNNNNNNNNNNNNNNNNNNNNNNNNNNNNNNNNNNNNNNNNNNNNNNNNNNNNNNNNNNNNNNNNNNNNNNNNNNNNNNNNNNNNNNNNNNNNNNNNNNNNNNNNNNNNNNNNNNNNNNNNNNNNNNNNNNNNNNNNNNNNNNNNNNNNNNNNNNNNNNNNNNNNNNNNNNNNNNNNNNNNNNNNNNNNNNNNNNNNNNNNNNNNNNNNNNNNNNNNNNNNNNNNNNNNNNNNNNNNNNNNNNNNNNNNNNNNNNNNNNNNNNNNNNNNNNNNNNNNNNNNNNNNNNNNNNNNNNNNNNNNNNNNNNNNNNNNNNNNNNNNNNNNNNNNNNNNNNNNNNNNNNNNNNNNNNNNNNNNNNNNNNNNNNNNNNNNNNNNNNNNNNNNNNNNNNNNNNNNNNNNNNNNNNNNNNCTCATACAAAATTCTAGGGGGTGACTTTAATTCGGTTATGATGCCCTCTGAGGATAGGTGCTCTAGCACTACTAGGGGTAATGCGACACCACCACCCCACTCAGTTTTGGCAGATTTTGCTACTGCCATGTCATTAAATGATATTTGGCGTCAACTCCATCCTATAGACCGccaatatacttttatttcacaAGCCCATGTCGCCCAAGCCCGTTTGGACAATTTATTCTGCACTGATGATATTTTGTATAGAATAGAATCATCTGAGATACATACTATGGTAATTTCAGATCACTCCCCAATCTCAATTATTATAAGAGATCAGTACCCTAGGGGAGATTATGTACCTTGGCGCTTCCCCTCTTATTTGATTAATGATCCCGAATTTCAGGGAGTGTTGACATCCTCGTGGCTTGAATTTGCTCAATTCAATGCTGCTCACAGGAGTGAGCCAATAATATTTTGGGAAGCGGGTAAGGCCTACCTGAGAGGTAAAATTATCTCCTTTCTATCCAAAAGGAAAAGGGAGATGTTGTCTCACTTTCTCTTGGCACAAACCGAACTCAGGACAGCACAACAGGCACTGACTGATGATCCCACCCCCAATAACAAACAAACCTGGTATGCAGCCAAGTGTAATTTTGATTCCCGACTCCACCAATATGAgcaactgaaatataaatataaattattggaATTTCATAAATATGGTAACAAATCGGGCAAAATGTTAGCCAATCTGGTACGGGCAGGCTACAAGCCAACGTATATTTCACAAATGCGCTCCCCTACGGGTGGTATGGTTACATCGCCCAAGGAGGTGAATCACTGTTTGGCCCAGTATTATCAAAATTTATATTCATCTCCAGGGAAAGACGCGCAGGCTGGGACTGCGTTTTTATCAAGCATTGATTTACCTTCATTGCAGCATACCGATATAGATTTATTGAATGCCCCCATTACTAAAGAACAGATTTTGAGGACTATTAACAATCTGAAAAATGGGAAAGCCCCTGGTCCTGATGGATTCACCGccgaattttacaaatttttaggaGCTGAGGTGGTGGATGATTTGCACGCACTATATTCGACTTTATAGGATAAGGGAATGTTTTTTCGTTCTGGACAGGAGGCTTATATAAAGCTTCTcttgaaaaaggataaaaatccCTGTGATCCTGATTCATACCGCCCTATTTCCCTGATAAACATAGATGCTAAAATTTTATCCAAGATTCTTGTGGATAGACTGGCTCAAGTACTACCATCTCTTATCTCCCCCTCACAAGTGGGATTTGTCCAGGGCAGGGCTGCAGTAACTAATATTAGAAAGGCATTGGTGGCATTGGAGACAGCTAAAAGCCAACCTGACTTGGATTTAGCCATAATCACAATTGATGCACACAAGGCGTTTGATACAGTTGATATACCATGGTTGTTCACGGTACTTAATCATATTGGTCTTCGAGGCCCATTCCTCAAATTGCTTGAGGCCATGTATACCTCTCCGATAGCGAATATACATACGCCTGGATTTTTGTCCCCCCCATTTGCCCTCAAGAGAGgaacaagacagggatgccctTTATCCCCCCTTTTGTTCAATCTCGCGATGGAACCGTTAATTAGGCATTTGGATAGTACCCCTCTTCTGCAtggcataaaaacattttgaaaaaaaaaaaaaaaagaagagggggcacggtactatccatggggAGTGCGCATGGGCATcgttgttatgtaaacgtgcccgccccactacacccctgcctgtgtcactcaaaggggaagaaactgccCCCAGAGTgttgtcatgataccagaacctgccaaATATGGGCCCACTCACCCCACCCATGGAGTGGACGGGTATTGTTGAGAGGGACAACCCATCCactgccctaagcctgcgatTCCATAAGGCagttgttatgtaaacatgcctgccccactacacccctgcttatgtgtcacctaaaggggaagaaacttcctctagagtgacgtcatgataccagaacctggcaggtctgagcctgcgatgggagagtgggcaggttgtgttacGAGAGACAACCCGTCCACTCCCCTGAGCTTGCCATTCAATGCAGGTGACATGGTCCTCGGCTCAGGCTGGTGCTCTCCCCAGCGGGGACCTCCTCCTGACCCTTTGGGGGACCAAACTGGCCAGAGCCATAGACCACCAAGgaattatttgcaaaaagaaGTGTGCATGGGTTCTCCACCTGTGCCTGCTGCACTATACCCCTAACTAGCACCCAGGGCagtatttttaagtttttcccTCTAGGCCAAGTATTTTGTGCTTCCTCCCTCCCCCACATTGTCTTAACACCTactaaggctatgttcatacTGGCAGTAAGTATGGTGTCGTTATCATTTCCACATGCCATGACCAGTGTAGACTGGGTAGGAACACACACAGTGCAGACTGGGGAAGGGAAAAACACTATGCAAACTCGAGGTAGGGGCACACACAGAATAGGAAGGGGGGATGTACACAATGAGGACTGCAGGTAATTGACAGAAAATGCAGTCGGGGGGGAACTGTCACAAATCAAAACCACAAATCTTAGTCATTCTTAGTCATTCAATCAGAATTCTCTAGAAGGCTAGAATGTATCACAAAGCTTCCAACTCTACCATTACTGCGTATACAATAGCTCCCAGCCAATACACAGTTTGAAAAATGTACCGGCCAAAATAGtagagttgggggggggggatctaaGGTTTACCCTCTGGTCGCCATGCCACCCTAAACCAGCATCTGCTGGCACCTTAAAGAACAGATGGTCAGTAAGAAGGGAATGCTATGCTAATCCTTATTTTACCTAATGCAGGCTTTCACCTCTctctattatttttctaatgcagCTTCCAACTGACATTATGGTATATAGATGCAATATATGATGACTGCTTCTTGTTTTGGGGAAATGAGAGAGTTCTTTCTCCTGTTTTTAGCAGACTGATGATGTCATCACAGCCTAAGCAAAGTCACTAGCTTGAAGTTCTAGCTTGAAGGAGGAGAGAGAGCTATATAATACCGTTGTCACAAATTATGACATGTTTATTAATGCTGagtaaagataaaaattaaagaataatataacaaaactataatgttttcaataattcCTCACCTGCTGTAATTGCACTGCCGAAGATTAAAAGGACAAGGATGCAGTTCATGATTATGGAAACcagaatttagatttttaggATGAGATGACAGAGCCGTCGATACTCCTTGGCGTACTGGTCAGTCTGATGGATAACCATGGCATTgagatttatatatttctgagAGCCTCATTACGTCAGAATATTAACAATACTTGGCAGaagccatataaataaataaatattattaactgtGTTACGCAAACAATGGCTTAAATTAAAGTAAAGTTTAAACACCTGTGCAGaatcaaaaaaaatctgaaacctTTTGACTTTTTCTAAAGCAGGGAGGTGTTTTTCACAACTTGCTCCAATGTTGCTTTAGGCAAATGGATCAGAAAGACATTATGTACAAGTTCTTCAcagctagaaaatattattatctttagAGGGCGTTGTGACTTTGGAGAATTGGTGTCTTGGAGAGGTTATAATTATTATGCTGTTTGTATgttcccctgtgtttgtgtgggtttcttcctacATTGCCATAAAATGCCccgaaaaacaaaacatactggtagattAACTAGCTTTCCCCCTATTCATCATTAGGACATGGTAATGAAAAATTACTATATGACTAATCACATGACACATGACAGCTGGTGAAATGACTATGCATGACTTATGTAGCCCAGGGGCTCACCCCCTTACTT of the Pyxicephalus adspersus chromosome 11, UCB_Pads_2.0, whole genome shotgun sequence genome contains:
- the LOC140341220 gene encoding phospholipase A2 inhibitor and Ly6/PLAUR domain-containing protein-like, producing the protein MNCILVLLIFGSAITAGSARFCEICNITADVDNCSGETVKCENENDFCAIQVENDTLGNDTRIAVGKSCIPLADGKIMCNKTLTVTTLDYHYLLYTECCDTDNCNKHGIKLQEKNQTENGHQCDACFSQEGIKCAENKTQKCTGNEFECLDSPR